TTGCCATTGCAGTAATATGCACTAAGTCCACAATTACAATTTTGTCTGCTAATggtgtgtttctttaaaaatgaagggCCAGATAAAGCTGTTAACAGGTACGGACATCTCTGTTTGCTCTCTGgatgggagccaggctttgcaGGAAGTCAAGGCTGTGTTGTTCCACAGCAGGAAGTTCCCAGCATTGCCAAACTGGGCCTGGATTACAGAGGTGCAGGTGTTCAGTATGGTTCCTTCACCTCCCAAATGGCTCATCCTCTGACTAATCAATTCTGTAAATAACATGATGATGAATTATAGTTGGGCATTTTTCCAGCTTAACTTGGCTAGACCATAGTGTGCATGTGCTCTGTAAAGTGTGTCTGACTCTGCACTCTTAGTGCAACCCAAATGTTTTTACTTCCTTGAATGCTGGCCTGCGTTAATGAGAATTTAAAGAAACTAAGAGAAGCCCCAGGACAAAATGTGCATTTCATTGCCAAATATGTTCCTTGGACCCCTTTGTGTGACCAACTCTGCTGTGGATCTTAGGCTCCAGCCTTCCCTGATCTGACGTCCTCCAgacattttggattacaactcccaacaGCCACAGACAACATAGGTGAGGGATGGAAATGAGAGGAGTTGTCCTCTGAATTTCAGTAGCTTCATTAGCAACCCGCTTTTCTGCCCTACCAGTTATGAGAGAAGAGACTCCTCTTCTGTCATggtggtgtgtgggtgtgtgggtgggtgggtgggtgggtgggtggtggcggcggcggcggcggctggggaTCTCTTGATGTTGTCTATGGGCAGTGCCCATAACTCCCACACCACTGGCTAGGCTGGCTAGAGCTGCTGTTCGCATTGGAAGCCTCATTACTTCTGAAGGTATCACAGTCGCTGACCCCCTGCTCTATTACCTTTGTTGATGGCTCCCCTGATAAATTGCAAGAACTTCATACATATTACAGTCTCAGGTGTTACAGAAGAGCCTAGAGGGAGGGAACAACTCGTTCTGGCCCAAAATCAAGGAATCCATAGATGCTGTCTCTGCGGTGGACTGATCCAaaagcggaggaaaagaaacatgAACGACAGCTGCCTGGCTTTTTGTCCAGAAACTGCTGGTCTGATCTCGGAGCAGAGGTAGATGACACGTTTGCCTTCCAAGCTCCTTTACAATTCCCCTAGATATCAACTTGTCAAGGTTCTTTTGAACTGGAAATAAAAGGCTAAAGGAAAGGGTTCAAGGTCAAGTCTGCAAAGCTCTAGGTGCTATTATCCTGTTCCCCATAGACTGAActcttctctcattctctctctctctcattctctgctTTCTGCAGCTAAGCTTTCTCCACTGTAGGTGCGGGAGGAGAGACTGGGATGAAGGGCTTTATTTGGAAACTGTGATCCGAGCACACAGGCTTCCTCGGTGGCCTTGGTGTCCCTGCCGCTCATCTTTTGCTGCTCATATCATGAAAGCCCTCCTCGCTCCCTGTGCTCCGCAGAGCTTGGAAGGTTCCTTAGGAATATAAGGACATGCTGAAACCATCCATAACTGAGTGCctcattcttctttaaaaagtaacttgccaaGCCAGTGAATGGGAAATATTGCTGCTTACACGGCTTATTAACATTCCCCTGAGGACAAGCTGCAGGAACACCAAATAATAAGGAAATATAGGTGGAACAGGTGGAGGATGATCATCTTTTAAAAGGGACTGTTTTGAGTAAAAAATGCTAAAGCAAGATCTCTGTGATCGTGGTTGTGTCTGTTCTCAGGGGAATAGTTAATTGTATCCTCTTTGCTCCCTAGGTAGGAAAATTCTTGGCAATTCCAGGCCAAAGCATTTTCAAAAGTGGAATACAAATCCCTCACCTCCATCCTTCATTTTGGAAAGTGAGGTCCCATCCTTCAGGTACCAATTCCTACCTCAATTTATTGTCCTCCATCATGATGCTTGAGGTAGGTTGCCTGGTGAATTGGCAGATTCTCAAAGTATTTAGACTCACCCACCCACTGGCTGCTTTGGATCTTTACAACAGGGTTGAGCAATCGTGGCCTCCtagtgtttttggactacaactcccatcacctctTCTCAACATGAGTTCTGAGGTGAAGGATCATGGGACCTGTGTTCCAAAAGGATCTGAAGAGACACAATTGCTCGCCCCCTCTTTAGGCCAACCATACCCTACCTCAGGTCTTTAAAATATGCTGGACTAGCCTTCCATGATCCCTTGCTGACACAGCCATTGCCCATGGTATTAGGGAacaatgggagttgcaatctaagaTATCTGGAGAGCACGACATCCAGGGAAGGCTGCTCTGGGCCCACATGTTTTCCCTCTGTCACTGTTGTTAAACTGGGGACTTCTTTCTGACTGAGAAGTTAGGTGTGGGCTCCGCAGAGATGCTTCTGTATTCAAAGGCAAAAATCTTACTTCCAGCCTCATTTCTAAAATCCGAGAGGTTCCAAAATCCCAGAGAATAGGTAAAAACAGCACAAAGTTTAGAAAATCCCGGGGGGGGCATGTTTTATGTCAGAAGTGGCCAAAGCAAGAGAGGCctcctgactaaggtaaaggtaaaggttccacttgacaatttttgtccagtcgtgtccgactctagggggtggtgcccatccccgtttccaagccatagagccagcgtttgtccgaagacaatcttccgtggtcacatggccagtgcgacttagacacggaacactgttaccttcccaccgaagtggtccttatttatctacttgcatttgcatgcttttgaactgctaggttggcgggagctgggacaaagcgacgggagctcactctgtcgcgtggattcgatcttacgactgctggtcttctgacgctgcagcacaggcttctgcggtttagcccgcagcgccaccacgtccctgactaACTTCTTTGTAAACAAAtaacatgtttttctttcctgttgactttttcttttttacacatCTGCTGCATGGATGGTGTGATTTTTTCACTTCTCTTTTTCACCAGCATTGCTTTGAGTGAAGAGGTGGATAAAATAAGACAAAGAGTGTGATACTGTGTGCTCAGATACTTGGGAAAGAGCCTCACTGATGGACTTTCAGCTGCACAAATCTGCTTCATTATTATTCACTAGTATTCATTATCATTTACATAGATCCTGGAATGTTAAATTTAAGAATACTGAATAACCTTCATAGTTCCAACCCCCAGCAGTTAGTTACAATTATAGTTATAATTTCAAAAAGTAACAATATACTTTCCCATTTCTTTCAAGTAACTAAACAGATTGCTTtgcagttattaaaaaaaaacccaaacacaaaGTGCTATAAGTTGGTGCCCTTTGCTACTAAGCATGCTTTCCTGCTGTCCACCTGGCTTTCACCTTACCCACCCACAATACATAACAGAGCtgcaaaaacaaccaaaaaagttCCAAAAACACTACAAAAGGAGGAAAGTCATCCCTCAGCAAGTTCCAATTGCAGTGTAATTTAATTTTACTGTTATTGATATTTGTAAATACATATCATCATACTTTGCACCTGTATAAGAAACAGCACATGCAAAATAATTGAGGGGTCTGTCCCTCAATTATTCTTTCTTACATGGAAGTGAGTCTaactgagttcagtggaacttaccTTTGAGCAGACCCATTGAGGATCCAATTATGTGACCTCGTTTTGTGCAATACAGAAAACTCATATTTGAATGTGTCCTCTCGCATTTCCTTTCATGGGGATGAGCTTTCAAAGGGAATGTTGTAAATACTTGTGTAtatagttttatattttaatccatgtttttaattattgctgGATTTGAATATTTTTGTATAGCGCCTTGGGTCCCCACtaagaaagaaaggtgggattaagataaaataaaataaaataaaataaaccacacTTATAGTAAATTTAGATCTGTCCTGGTCAAGCATAGTATAGTTAAGCATTTCTCAGGCCAAGGTCATTGGGTTCCCTATTGTACTCCTGATTAGTACATAGGGAtatgaaaacaataaagaaaacgAACAGAGAAAATTGGTTTGtctgaaatatgatgctggaagagagttttgtggatattCTCAACAACCAGAAAATGAACAAGTGGATTACATCAAGCCTGAAATTTCTCTGGGAGCAAAAACGTTGAAACAGAGGCtgctctactttgggcacatcatgagaagacaagactcacagaaatagacaataatgctaggaaaaactgaaggcattAGGAAAAGAGGATGGCCAagtacgagatggattgactctgtaaaggaagccacaggcttgggtttgcaagagctgaacagtgGTTTGAGGACAAgtcattttggaagtcactaattcatagggtcatcataccttggaggcaacttgacagcatgtaacaacctGACCAggcatttttgtaaaaaaaaattacaatggtCAAGCAAGCTTAGGCATTTGAAGAGAAATGTTTACTTATATTTCAAGGATTAGCTCATACATGTGAGGCATGAGTGGTAATGACTGGGTTTTATTTTCCCCTCTGAGAAATGTGGAAGCCATATTGGATGGTTGTTTGGTTATTTTCCCCAGGAACAAAGGTGTGTTTTCTGTGCTTAAACCCCACCACCACTTAATGGGTCTTCATGAAAGACATTATGTTATTAATTCCTTGTGAAACACCAGGTAGGTCCACAAGTCCCAAAGCCAATGGACCTGTCTGGTGTTTCACCAGGAATTAAGAAAATAAGTCGCCTCCTAGTTCACCACCCTAAGTCCTTGGTAATGAATGGCTAAGAAAGACCCAGTTTTGATTCTGGTCTATTCAGGAATCTTTTAGGATGTGGTGATCAAGTCAAGATGGATCTAAACCAGGGGTAAGGAACCTGGCCCTACATATGATGTTAGGctccaacttccatcatccctcaccactggctccTCTGACTAGACatgctgggagttggagtccaattGCATTTGGAGGCGTGCACACACCCGCCCCTGACCTACACAGTTTCAGATTATTGCAGAGGgattaaatggattttaaaaattagggTACAGGCTAGATTTCATCTATGAACTGTTTTCGCTGCATTTTTTTAACCAAATCTTCATAGCATTTTGTGATGCTGTAGGATTAAAGTTCTACAAGCTGCCCCGAGCAGTATATGGAAATCATTtatagaaatttttaaaaataaaatcccagtGTTTTTGATTGAGCCCACTGGTTTACAAATCATGCTTTTCTGGAACGGAAGACAGTAAACCAAACGCAGATTATTGCAAGAGCTGTCTGAGATAGagggaagtggaggaaagagaCTGATAGAAGCtctctaattttaaaagggaacgGCGGGGTAGTTAGTCAAAATGTGCAGGGGTGTGTGCATTCTTTAAATGCACCGTTTAATTCACATGCTGCAGATGGTGTGGAAAGTGGGGGTGCttgaggagaggaaggagagcaTATTATTAATCATTAATCTTCACAACTGCAGACCTTGTGTCATGAGTGGGAGTTTGTGGCTCTCCCGTTGTTGTGGAATTACACTTGCCACCTTCCCTCAAGATTGGCTAtcttggctggggctgatgggagctatagTCAAGCTATGTCTGAAGAGTCGCACCATTCTCATTGCCGCTGTATGAGTTCTCCTTCTGTGGCAGGAGTGGTCAAACTGCATCCCTCAAGATTgacttgggctgcaactcccagtgcATAccatagaccagtggtgtcgaactgtggccctccagatgttcttggccttcaactcccagaaatcctggccagcagaggtggtggtgaaggcttctgggagttgaagtccaagaacatctggagggccacagttcgacaccactgccataGACTGTCACAAAGGCACAGTAAATGGGTTCTAGAGCAAATAGAGCCTGAACTCTTGCTACAAGCTGAAATGACTCAGATGAGGCTATTATACTCTTGAGCACTTCACTGGGAAGACTAGATTTGctcaaaaagacaataatgctgagaaaagttgaaggtagcaggaaaagaggaagaccaaatatgagatggattgactccataaaggaaaccatggccttgagtttacaagagctgagcagggctgctgaggacaggaccttttggaggtcattaaatCACAAGGTCATCATAGGAGGGAAGTAACATGATGGTACATAATAAGAGCAAACTCCCACGGTTTCTGGCTACACTAACcaggactaaaaaaaaaagttgtcgTTCAAGAACAGCTGTAGGGCGACTCTTTACTAGTGAGGGCTGTTAATGTCAGCACATTTTGGCAGTCACTCGTTGTTAGCATTGCCATATGTCAGAGGCGGCTTAATGGCACATGGCAACAAGCATCCTAGTGGGAAAGTTGGTATACAGTAGCTCTTTAGGTTTGAGCTGGGGTTAAGAGTTCAAATCCCAACTGTACCTCCCAGGAGAGGGACCGACCGAGATCACCCGGAGTGTATGTGTGGCTGATTGGTTACATGTCCTGGTACCTGTGAGGATTTGGAGAAATAGTAGTGTCTCCAAGCACCACCAGAACAAGGGGCTGGTAAACCACCTTTGGGTACTTTATATGTGGAAAACCCTGTCAAAGGGTCTCACAAGTCTTGAGCGCACACCTTTATTCTTATGATTCCACTGTGCTCCAGGGAGCACCAGGTGGCTGCTCTCCATCAGCCACCGGATGTTTACAGATTACAGACATGCCTACCTTGCATCCTTATCTGATCAAACAACTTAGTGTTTGTTTATTGAATCTAAGACATTGCTctggactgggggtgggggggtggagtgtCGTTCTTTCCCAACACTCCCGCATGGGGCAGCCTATCAGCATCCTGCACAGTGAAACGTCGCATGCTCCtagccttttctctttttttcaggacagagagagaaagagagagggggagggattGGATTGCCTTGGTAGCTTTTCTCCAGAAAATCAGGGATGAGGCGGTAGCTGAAGAAGAAACCTGGAGAAGAGACAACATTAATGACCCTGCCTCTTACCGCAATTGGGATAAGCAACCCTTAGGTCTCTGGGTGAACTTATGAAGATCCCAACTGGATCACACCCAAGTCCTACTTAGTCCAAAACTTATGTTCACACAGGGGCCAACCAGTTGCTTATGGGAAACCCAGAAACATCCTATGAGTGCGATTGTGTTGTCCTGTGGAGGTTCTCCAGCAGGTGGTATATACAGAGACATACAACATCTATTGTAGGCCCTTTGATATTTTTAAgggatttcattttttaaaaaatacatttctctgGTGCTACACTGGAATTACTAAACCCTCATCATCATTACATGGCTCGGAAGTAAACCTCAATGATTCCTGTGAAACTTAACTTGCAAGGAAGTGGGGTGTTTAGGATGATAACCTGACAGTCCTATCTTACACATATTTAGCTGGAAGTTTAAATCCTCGTGACTTGAAGAGTACTTCCTTCTCAAGGAACAATACAAAGGATTTCAAGCCTCACATTCAGAATCCGCTGCTCCTATCGTTTAGAACAAAATGATCTAAATGAAACCAAGCAGCAAGAAAAATTCCACTTCTCATCAGATCAGAGAatgcaaaatgccaggaaatggctggtaCAAGCAATTAAGGGGGTATCAAAGGAGCCACATCACTCACCATATATTGGGTGAAATGAAGTGTattagaaaaaagagagaggcgaACCAATGTACCACCAATTGAAGGATGACATATAGGGAAAAGAGAACAGGGGATACATCCAAAAGAGCAAGGGTTTCCAACTGACACCTATTTATCTTAATTTTACCTAATTAAGGCTGGAGCAAGAGTCTAGGCTTTCTCTGTCAGCTTAGCACAGCTTGCTCTAAATAAGCCACTTCCCAATCGGAGACCAGTCAACAGAGGCCACATTTTAAACATTGACTTTAGAGGTTGATGTTAGTTTTCCTTTGAGGTTGTAATCTCACTCTGGCTTCTTAAAAATCGGTTTACAGCCCCAGTGTTGTATGTGAAGAGGCAAAAGGGAAAGACCTAGGTAATGCTAACTTACTAGTGTTGCTGTTCAGCACAGACTTTTCAAGAGAAAATACAACACTGACTGCTACTCAGTTCTTATCACAATTGATGGGTGGCCTGCACAATTCCAAGCTGTCACTATTTATTATTGTCCCACTTTGTTTATGCATCTTAGTACTGCAGACAAGTTGCATGTTCCTCCCATGCCCTTTGGTCACTGCCACGGAGGTCCTCAAGAGCACCTTAAGACAGCCAACAGCCTATGTCACTCACAGGCTTTGCCCACTCATAGTACTCACCCAGACACAAGGTGTTCGGACAGACACCATCTTTATGCAAACTCCTGCAGCCTGGGGTTCACTTCCTTGGCCTTCTTGCACGTGTACAGCCATTTGATTATCCGAGCGTTGCGTTCAATCACTGAGGTGCCCGTCGGGACCTGTTCTGTGAGTTCCTCTTCCAAGAGTCCGTCGTCTCCGCTGTGCCTCGTGAAGTCACTCTCTGATGTGGCCATGCTGATGCTTCGGATCCGGAAGGAGAAGTTGTCAGAAACCACGGAGAAATTCTCTTGGCCAAGGTCCTCTATCACATCGGGTTCAAGGCCGCAGTACTTAAAGAAAGTGTCCAACTCTGAGAAAGATTTTGAATAGCGAGAACTAATGTCCGACTGGGAGCGATGTAAACCTTTCCGCCTCGCCTCTTTTGCCTCATGAGGTGCTGCCGTCAAATTTGAGGTGTTTTCACATCTGCTGGTGAGAACAGCTGCCGGACTTGTTTTTGTGGGCACAGACCACCCTGCCAGGTCAGGGTTATGGCTTGTCTCTTTGATCAGCCCAGTCCCTTCTGTTTGCGGTGCAACATCCTCCTTGAGGATGACTTTGGACACTTCGGGAGCCAGTTGTTTTTCCTTGAGAGAGCCCTGGAACAACCTTCTCACCAAACTTCCACGAGCGCTTTCCTGGCTTTGCCCTCTAACAAACTCACATTTCTGACGGTAGATCACTAAGGAGTCTGGTCTGACCTGCCTCTTGCCAAAGCTGCGCCTCACGATCGGAGGGCCACACTTGAGGGGAGCAGGGCCCGAATCCATGGGGCCAGCGACTCTGGACCTGGTGAGTTGCCCCTCGGCCGAGCTattggcttgcttgctttccacCGAACAGCTCTCACTGCTGCTCTCAGAAGCTGAACTGGGCGCCGTTGTCACCGCCACCGGCTCCTGCTTGGCGCTGATGACCTGCTGGCTTTTGACATACTTGGCCTTATCAGCTGCCAGTCTTTCCACGGCACTCTTCTTGCCTGGGTTGCCCGCCTCCATCTGCTTGCGAAGGTATTCTGGACCCTTGTGGAGAAGCCGGGCTGTGAGTGAGGAATGGAAGCCGGAGATGGCATGCATTCTCACAGTGTGAGAGATTTCAGTTGGCATATCAGGTTCAAGTGCCTCAAGCTGGCTCCCagtccaggaaaagaaaaggcaaggcaagggaagaaaagaaaagaaaagaaaccaaatttcGCAACTTCCCACCTCCTCTGCCTCTCTTCTGTCTCTCCTCCTGATGCAGAAGAAATCCAGGGAGCTTGTCCCGAGGAGCCAGCTCCTGCCGCTGGTCTGTGGTGATTAATTTCTGAAGGAAGCAAATCTCCTCAGTCTTTAACTGTCTGTCCCAGCCGTAGACTCTCTGACACACATCTACACACACACCTCCACAGCTGCTTCCTTGCACATTCACCTTTCAGCTGAGCCAACCCCTCTGCAAGCCAGACCCAGCCAATCCTGTCGGAGCACAGAGGCCTCTCTGACATCACCAGGGAGGGAGACGGctccccgaggaggaggaggaggccagagGAGTGGCCCAGACCATCCGCACGCCACTGCCTCCAGCAAGGGCAAGCCCTGGGGAGAGTGTTTGCTTAGCATATGCTCtcagctgctgccacctcctcctccagcagcaatGCCAAGCAGCCGCGGCCACTACAGCAGCCACCGCAGCTGCGAGCGTCTAGTGTCTCTTTTGCAGCCCAGGCTGAGGCATAGGTGCTGGGGAGGGAAGCATCATAAATGCCCCACTGCCCCTTTCTACCTTTTGAAGGGCAGGACTGGATGTCCAGGAATAAGCCATACTGAGGGGAAACTTGATACGAGAGTGTCTGTGTGTCGCAGTGCTTAAGAGGCTGAGACACAAGACGCCAGTACAACAATTCAGGAAGTACACAGGCTGAATCTCACCTCAGCTTTAAACTCCTCAGGTGACCTTAGTAAGCAGCCCAGGAAATGCAGACAAAGATCCAAAATGAAAGTGTGGAGTGCGGTGCATGCTGGCAGATGTAAGTACTCTGGAATTTGGCTGAATGAACATGAGCAGCAGCACGGCCATGCAAACGGAGATGGCCTGGAGCAGCTTCCTTAAAACGAAGACAGTAACGTGCAAGGAGAGTTCAAAAATGGGCATTGAGAACAAACAGTATAGCTactgtttttagcctttaaatattatctttttaacaatgtaagccgttttgggtccttttaaaggagaaaggtgggataaaaatatttcaaatagatTAATAAATTCTGTCTGTTCTTAGTTCTGCTATGGGCCACGAGACTGAGAACTTGTAACACAgacagctgtaaaaaaaaaaaaaagtcaagagggTGACCCATGAAGAAGTGCCATGCTGAAGGAAAAAAGACTTAAGATATTGTAATGCATATAAAGCACAGGAAGTCAGAATATGTTCTTCATGAAAAACTGAACATACAAATTCTTACAGCTGATCAGCCAAGGTAAAAATGCATGGGGTGGAGGGAAGTGCAGGACGAAGAAAAGCTTACTGGGTGAGAAACCTGGGAGACAAATTTGGATACGGTGCAATATTATTGTTTGGAGTGGCCCCCTCCAAAGTCAAAACAAGCATGATGATGCCCAAACTTCAGTAGGAGTGGAACAGTGACACAAAGGTGGTCTTAAGCAAAGTACTCTGAACCTTACGCCTCCTGTATGTGTGGTCCTTTAAACCTCTCtgtatgcccatctctatttaatgACCTTCCACGAACTGTGAAAATCAAAAGATTAGTAAACATtctatagtgtgtgtgtgtgtgtgtgtgtgtgtgtgtgtgtgtgtgtgtgtgtgtgtgtgtgtgtgtgtgtgtgtgtgtgtgtgtgtgtgtgtgtgtgtgtgtgtgtgtgtgtgtgtacacagagtgatgggctaggacttgAGAGACCCGGATTTgaatccccgcttggccatggaaactccctgggggagtggaactggcaaaaccactccttaccttaaaaaccctgttgGGGTCGCTATATGTCAGTTCAACAAGACACTGCTTTGTG
The Pogona vitticeps strain Pit_001003342236 chromosome 1, PviZW2.1, whole genome shotgun sequence genome window above contains:
- the FAM110C gene encoding protein FAM110C — encoded protein: MPTEISHTVRMHAISGFHSSLTARLLHKGPEYLRKQMEAGNPGKKSAVERLAADKAKYVKSQQVISAKQEPVAVTTAPSSASESSSESCSVESKQANSSAEGQLTRSRVAGPMDSGPAPLKCGPPIVRRSFGKRQVRPDSLVIYRQKCEFVRGQSQESARGSLVRRLFQGSLKEKQLAPEVSKVILKEDVAPQTEGTGLIKETSHNPDLAGWSVPTKTSPAAVLTSRCENTSNLTAAPHEAKEARRKGLHRSQSDISSRYSKSFSELDTFFKYCGLEPDVIEDLGQENFSVVSDNFSFRIRSISMATSESDFTRHSGDDGLLEEELTEQVPTGTSVIERNARIIKWLYTCKKAKEVNPRLQEFA